GTTCACACATTTGGAACCTCTGAGTGGAATGAAGTGGCTGGAGGGGCAGATGTAAGGAGTTGAGCTTGAGAGTTAGCTTGAGGACAGACCATGGAGGTATGAAGTGTTTATCTCTATTGGTTGCAAATTGTGAAATTTTGAGCAAGAGGGTGATATGATCTGACGTTTTCAAGGTTTCATGCATTAAGACCCGTGAAGGCTGTCCATTTAGCAGGAGAAAGGCTACTAGAAATACAGATTTTAGGAACTGGTTCGTGAaccagagaaattaaaaaaaaaaaacagagaaattaagtaCCATCAAATAATTAAAACAGTATACTTTTACTAGACTTAATGCTGCTCAAAATAGTTTCACCTTTATCTTATTTACAGTAGTCATAAACCAATATAGTGGGAAGGAGCTGTTTAAACTCTTTATTTTACTGATGAGTAGGCCAGAGTCCAAAGTAAGAAACAAATTTACTCACAGTCATTTGCTGAATCACACAGTGAGTTCATGACAGAAAATGTATCCTCTTTCTTCCGCAAATTTTCCTTTTGACTACCCCCCAAAATTAATTAGATTTACTTAATTAATAACTAATTGATGTTGTTATATAGTTCATGcccacaaatattttcttttatgcttACTGCTTCTGTTgccacatatagaaaacaaatctATACTCCAAAATTAGATGTGTTTACTGAAATTGTCTTTCAAACCCACTATCATTTTCTTCTAATCTGATCTATTTAATTTATTTGGGATTAAATTGTGAAAATAGGATGtaattggtgttttttttttaatattaaacaatGTGCTCAActccatttcttttaaaaataactttcttcAGTAATTAGAATTATTCTTTTTGGATTTCCCATTCTGTGCTTTGATCCATGGGTTTAGTTTTGCACCATATCACGCTACTTTACTAATAGTAATTTTATAGTACATTTACCTTCAGGCAGGGAAAATTTTATCTCTGTTCTTCAGAATATCCTTGGATATTCATCCATGATTACTTTTTTCATTTGAAGTTCAAGGATATTTAtcacattaccaaaaaaaatagGATTTTGTTTGGGATTCAGTTGAATTTAAAGCTGAAATAGAGACAAATTGACATCTTTCCAAAATTGAGACATTATGTCCTTGTACATAATGTGTCGCTATACTTATTCAGGTTTTATTCTATATCCCTCAGAAAATGTCTTCATGACTTAATTTTAATAGGTATTGACTAGTTATTGTTAAATgtatttctagatgttttgtcagGTAAATGATTTCAATTCTTCCCTTTGCAGCCACCTTACATCGACCTTCTTACACAGGTGTGTTGAGCTCCCAAAGGAACTCCTATATCCCAGACTTAGTCCTTGATGTGTTCATTTGTAGGCTGTTCATGGATTTACTTTTAAACTTCCAGAGCCCGGTGGGCAGATACAGGGCATCTAGCACGCCCTCCTGTTCCCGTGGATCACTGCTCTGAAGAGTTTGCCTCTTCTACAAAGTTGGTCTGAGCTGTGGTGTACTGATTGTTACCAGAGATGTTTCCTTTGGTCTCTGCTGCCAACCACAGATACAACATCTGCTCTGTAGTTGTGTTATTACACCCCCGGGGAGTGATTGCTGTGTTATGTTTTGCTACAATTCCTTCCCAACTTGCTATTAGAGCTTCATCAGGGGAAATGAGCAACTTTCCTAAGACGTagggaatgaagaaataaaaactggAATCACATTCCAAAGAGAATTCCATGAGGGAAAGTTCAAAGTAAAGTAGAATAGTTGGGAAAATCATCTCAGGAAGTATAGAGGTTTTGGGTGAAAATACGTGTGAAGATATCTATTGAGCATTGAAGGAGGTTGAATCAATACATGAAAGTTGAGTCAGTTAGTGCAGAAAGGACCAGAAATAATTTGCTACAGCACGGCATTTCTAGAATCCTATTTCCGTGAGTTGGTCAATTTCTTCCTATTAGACATCTACTTACTGTATTTTCTGGTCATTGGACTCAAAGTCCTATTGAATGTACTTGCACTTGTGCCACAGGCACATTTTAATTACAATGGGTTGTAGGAAAAGGATGGTTGTACATGCTGGAAAATGTGCATGCCTACTTTTCTAAAGAATTGCCTTCTCAAATTAAACATGCCTACTTTTCTGGAGTGGTGTCTAGAACTAAACTTGTACCAAAACCCCGAAATCttattgtctttgagttgattctgactcatagcgatcctatacaacagagccccatagggcttctaagacttcaaactttgcagaagcagattgtcacatctttctcccacagagcagctggtgggttcaaaatgctgacctttcagttagtagccaagtgcttaaccactgcgtcaccagggctccttactagtatcaaaaaaaacccaaaaaacaagcaaacaaaaaaacattgccatcaagttaagccagagtagaactgccccatagggcttccaaggagcacctggcggattcgaactgccgacattttggttagcagccatagcacttaaccactacgccaccagggttttctaagctaGTACAGGTAGAACTAAATATTTTACAATGGCTTTTTGTGAAAACATGTGAACTATAAATATCTCATTAAGAAAGACACTAACTTTGAAGAAGTAATGAGTTAACTTTTTTCTCTAAGTATATACCCACTCAATCAACATAATCAACTCCTGATCTTTACAAAATTTGAGATTGTAATATGTgaatgaatagaaaaacaaaattttgtattttttcatgATTTCTCCTTGACTTATATGGAAGATATATCTTTATGATGGGAGAATCTTTGTTGACTAGGCAcaaatttttttctcctcctcaaTGTAAATGTCTATGTGCTTGTTTACCTGTTGTCTCTCAGCTTTCACCCACTGTTCTATACGTTGCTCATAGATGCTTGGGTTGGGTTGGGATTCtttcaattatatttttcttaaacTCTTTTGTCTGCTGGATTCCAATTAGGTACTGCCAGTAGGAGGTACTTGTGGGAGACTTCGAGGACGTATGTGAGAGAAGAGACCTCCCTTCTGCTTCCAGTTTTTGTTGGTATCTCCCAGCAACAGCAGCAGATGGCCATGGCTCCAGCCACCAGCTTTCTTTAGCACACTGAGTACCAGCTTTGCCGTACACTCAGGGGTACCAGCAGCACCCATCCTGTGCCTCTGGACAGACATGGTACCACCTATGGTATGTTCCCACACTCACTGGGCACAGCCCATAGATTATTCACTCAACTACCAAGCCATGACCCCTCCTTAGAAATTCCAGTACCACATCTCCAGTGGCTTTCCCCTGAACTCTTAGTTTTTGTTAATGCTACATATTCCCTGTTTTTCCCCCAGGTCTAAGTACAGTAGCCACTCCTTTCAATCATTATCATGTGAGTTTTCTCAGCATCTTCTTTGTTCTTTCAACCTTCCAGACCCAAGTAACAAATTTCCTGTATCAAATCTCTGCTGTTTGAACTAACCACCACTACTTCTGTTTTATTGCCTTAGTCCTGTTAGAATCTTTCAGATGTCAGAAAATAATATTAAGTAGTGATTATGGGTAAACACTTTAGACTTCTTCCATAATATGGGAGAGGGATAGACAGGGTGAGTGATACAACTGGTGCTTGGTAGAGATTTAGGAACAAGAAAGAGGAATTAGGGAAACCTAAAGGCTCTATGGGGGGTCGATGGAGGGAGTAGGAGGTTGGCAGTCTAGAACAGAGATTTGGGAAGTAATATCTAAAAGCAATATTTGGAGTGAAATGCGGTATATTTCATAATGTGATATGCCACTTTATATCTTCTGGGAACACTTTACTAAATgcttttttgaaaataaagataTTCTTGTTGGAGGGGGTGGATATTGATATAAATACAGAACAGGACACAGCTAATCAAGCAGTTACCTTCTGTGAGCTTAAAGTTGGACTTGTCAGTACAAGATTTGGGAAATATATGTCCTAGCAGTGGATGGGGTCTGTCTCCTTATTTATGATTGACCTCCTCAGTGtgtcaaagggtatcttaggaaaTCAGTCCTAATAAGCAAGGCCAGACTGATAGGCTACAAGTCTGCTTTTAAtgatattatattttattatagccAGGGTCACAGAAATTCTCTGATCCTGACTTGGTTTAGCTTTTCCTTGGCAAAGCTGGTACTCAGTGTGCTAAAGGAAGCTGGTGGCTGGAGCCATAGCTCTCTGTTGCCCCGGGAGATGCCAACAAATGCTGAAAGCAGAAGGAAAGATATATGCATAATAAAATAGACAATGATAAATGGGAACTCAAAATCCCAATTTATTATCGTTGATTGGATTTATGCCTGAAACTCAAGCACAGGGTTCTCTATAATGCCAGCTAGAGCACATGGCCTAGTTCAGAAGTGTAAGGAACTTCATTCTCTTGCTAAAGCCAACCCCAAATTTAAAGATcttatcattttccagaatgtccaaaggggtgtgtgtgtgtgtgtgtgtgtgtgtgtgtgtgaaaggagGAGCAGTGAGCACAAGATGTTCAGTACTAACCCATGAGGGTAGGACCAAGATCAACTTAATGCTTTAGTCACATggaaaaacaaagaggaaggaaaaatgagcaaaggagagTCATTTGGACTTGCACAACCTTTTTACACACAATAATCCTACTCACTTGTCAGTGCTCCAGTATCTTATCCCAAAGTGACAGCACTCCTAGTATCAGAAATGAGCAAAGTAAAAGGTGAGCGCTTTTCTTATTTTCCCTCCCTGATTGCACACAATATACTAGGATAGGGATTAAGCTACATCACATGATCTGAAGGTCACTTATCTTATGTTTAAGAGGATATCTTTTCCACAGATGCCAACCTTATGTTATTAATAATGAATGCTTATGGATTCTACTCTCTATTAACTAAAAAGTCACAATATTTGCAAGGAATCATGTGAGGGTGTTGAAAGAGCATTAGTAAACGAAGGAGATGATGTGGGCTTGGTATCAATTCTTTACTGACTTGTAGACAAGCTGCTTTAGTTCTCTGagcatcagttttctcatctataaaatacggATCCCAGGGTTGCTCTAAAAGGCAAATAAAGTAGCATTTATAAACAGCAGCACGCAGTGAGGGTGTAAACAATCCATTAAACTGATTCACATCAAAGGATTATCAGTTAATTTCCTTCTCATCAAACAACTTGACAGGCTAAAGGCCTGAGCTGAACAGTAGAGACCAGGAAAAGAGAGATTGCTGTCCacagaaattaatttgctttaGTCACTGTGATCTTCAAGCCTTGCCTTCAGATTGCCTTCAGGTTTCTAAGAAATGGAAGAAACCCAGTTGCCTTACATAGTTCAGATCTCATCCTTGGCAGACAAACTCTGTACCCCACAATAAAATAGGACCTATGAATGAAATATCTCACTTCCTTCCCTTTTGCTTCAACTCCTGGAAGGTATATGTTTTCTTTACTGAAAACATTGATGGAAGAAAGGGAAAACTCTTAGAATAAAACGATTCAATTCAGTTAGGAGGCTTTTATTGACAAGTGAATTTTGAAAAGAAATCCAATGTGAGGAGACAGCTGTTTGTGAAGCTCCCTGTTTGCTCTCACTTCTGCAGGATGGAGAGAAAACTAAAATGTGTAACTCAAGTTCAGTCCTAAAGTGCATGTGTGGACTCCTGAGTTACAGGGAGAGCAGAGGCTGTTAGCTTTACACAGAGTTTTCCATTTGGTGCGTGTTTAATGACATGGCTTTAAGCTTGGCTGGCTTAGATCTTCTCTTTAACTGAAGGCCTAGTGCAGCTCTTCAAGGACTACTGAGTCAGTTTAGATTGGTGCCAGtgcataaaaaaatagaaaaactagCTCCCATTAATACATGAAccgctgccctcaagtcgattctgattcacagtgacactataggacagaacagaactgccccatagagtttccaaggctgccacacccttctcccctggagctgctggtaggtttgaactgccagcctttcagttagcagctgagtgcttaatgactatgccaccagggctccattaatacattagaaacaaataaataattttaatgttttcttacaTGACCATTAATTGGTATTTCTTATGCACCAGACTTTGTGACAGGAATTTTTCAAACATTATTTCCTTTGAAAATTGTGACCTGACCATTAAATGTCTGAGATTCAGGAAGAGACCCAGAAAAAGGCCAATCTAGAGATGGGAGCTGCCTTTGGCCCTGGAACTGAGCTTCAGGATTGTGCACTATTTTATGGGGTTAGTTTCTAGTCTGGGTGAGATTGGGTGATGGTTTTTGCCAGAACCTAGAATCCTGAACACCTGAATGATTCCCTATAATAACCAtccattgttttttctttaattgaataTAATTTCAATGGGCAATAATTCATGAGATCATGGCaaaaagctgtaatttttatgttttacatttggtGTGGAAGAAGAAACGATCTATGTTCTTGAACACTGTTCCAAGTAGCCTGATCATTTCTGTTCTGGGAATTTTGCCTTATTTATCTTTTGCTTTACTGTTTGGAAAAAGCAGGATCCAGATTAATTGCTATGGCAGGGAAATTGTTCTTTCCACAACTCTATGAAGTGCTGATTTGAACTCTTTATTTCTCAAGCTGTAAATCATTGGGTTGAACAATGGTGTTAGGATAGTGTAGGACATTGACATCAGAGCATCCTGGCTTGAGGGGTAGTTGGATTGAGGTCTTAAGTAGATAAAAGAGGCACAGCCATAATGCACAGTGACAACCATGAGGTGAGaagcacaggtggagaaggctttgtaCCTGCCCAGTGTAGAAAGAAATTGGACTATGGCAGAGATGATGTGAATATAGGATACCAAGATCAATGACAAGGGGATAACCAAGACCAATGCGCAAAGCATGAAGATGACAACCTGACTAAAGTGGGTATGGTAGGATGCCACCTTGAGGACAGGGGAgatgtcacagaagaagtgatgcAATTGGTTGGAAGAATGGAAGGGCAGATGAAATACCAGGGATGTGATAATTTGGGCAACAGTGAAGCCACAAGCATAGGCAGCAGCCACTAGTCCCACACATACCCCATGCCCCACGAGCACTGTGTAGCGCAGTgggttacagatggccacgtAGCGATCATAACCCATGGCTGCCAGCAGAAAGGAGTGAGAGCAGCCAAGAAAAAGGAAAGTAAACATCTGAATAGCACATCCCAGAAAGGAGATGGTCTTCTTCTGGGCCAGCAGGTCAACCAGCATCTTGGGTACAATGACAAAAGTGTAGCAGGTCTCAGAGCAGGAGAGGATTgcgaggaagaagtacatgggggtgtgaaggGCCCTGTCCAGGACAATGGTGGAAATGATGATGGCATTGGTGCCCAGAGTGAAGAGGTAGAGGAGCAGGAAGACAATGAAGAGCAGCTGCTGCAGTCCAGCCAGAGATGAGAAGCCCAGGAAGACAAACTCTCTCACTGCTGTCTCATTGACCCGCTCCATGGAGGATACATCATCAAGGCACAATCTGAGAGAGGGGAGGAGACAGTGCCAAGAGAAATCCCTGAAAATCAGTAAAGCCACAGGAAATCAGTTGCCATGTACTTTCAGATTTTGAGTTCTGAATTCATCATCCTTCCTCCCTCCGGTTTCTCCAAAACATGAAAAGAAGTATCTAAAATCAGGCAAAGTGTACATGTAACTTTGAGTATCTAGAGTAATACTAacatcattgtcaaaaagaagttCTTAACATTTCTCAGATTCAATCACTCCTTCATCTTCACTCCCCTGGTGAAGTCGTTACTCGGGTTCTTAGCTCTCACTCTTACAGTACCTCGTAACTCCATTTGTCCTCCATTTGGCTTCCTTGCCTTCATATTCTCCCAAAGAAGTCTTTCCTGCAGTTGCCAAATAAACCatctgaatataccacatttttataTAACTCTTTTTAATCTTCAGTTACTATTCATTCTCATTCTCATTACCCTTAATCTCTTTCTCTTAGTTTTAATCTCTCTGTAATCTAGATCCACACTGTCTCCAAATCTGTTTGCCCTAATTCCTGTACGGAACCATCAGCTCCCCTTCTTACATCCTCATTATGCTGGCTCTTGCCTTTGAATTTTTATTCTGCTATCAAAGGCTGGAAAGAGTTCTTCCCTTttactttccatttatttattcccaGATggaatctatctatccatcctccAATGCTTATCTCAGAGTCCTCCCTCCTGCAGGAAGTGTCTTTCTTCAGgactcttcttccttttcattacATTTCCTAACCCCTACTgaaattttttttactgaaatcaCATTATGGCTATTTTTTGGTCACCACCTTCACATGTCTTCCTTCAATCTATCTTTCCCCTTATGGCAGGCTAGTCTTATGAAATATAAATTGGGTCATATTGAGCCTCTCCTCAGAAGTTTTACTCATGGCTATAACATAAAGTTAAAACTCTTTAGTATTATTTTCCAGGCCTTTCATTTTGGGACCCAAACTATGTTTCTAGGCTCATTTATAGACCTCTTTGGGATGCATTACTATTATGCAAATATGTTGTGTCCTCCCTTGCCTGTATTCGTTGCTCGTGAtagtttgttttccatttttatttacaCATACTTCATTGTAATTCTGAAGACTCAGTAAAATCTACCTTTTTTGGAAGAATCCTCGGTACTTCCTGACACAACTGCTGCTTCTTCAGAGCTCACAAAAGACATCGATTGCCAATTTGATGGAGCATTTGCTTCATTTTGAAATATTGAACTTTTCTCATATCTCTCTTCTGCACTAGATTTTGTACCCTTGAGGGCAAGACGTGAATTCTGTGTATTCTCACCTGATTCTCTTCAGCATCTAGAACTGTATTAAGCAACTGTAGCTTCTCAATAAATACTTTAACACAAGTTTAAAAAGCTAACTTGGCGTGCTGTTATGTATCTCATTCATAG
This DNA window, taken from Elephas maximus indicus isolate mEleMax1 chromosome 3, mEleMax1 primary haplotype, whole genome shotgun sequence, encodes the following:
- the LOC126071498 gene encoding olfactory receptor 10K2, coding for MERVNETAVREFVFLGFSSLAGLQQLLFIVFLLLYLFTLGTNAIIISTIVLDRALHTPMYFFLAILSCSETCYTFVIVPKMLVDLLAQKKTISFLGCAIQMFTFLFLGCSHSFLLAAMGYDRYVAICNPLRYTVLVGHGVCVGLVAAAYACGFTVAQIITSLVFHLPFHSSNQLHHFFCDISPVLKVASYHTHFSQVVIFMLCALVLVIPLSLILVSYIHIISAIVQFLSTLGRYKAFSTCASHLMVVTVHYGCASFIYLRPQSNYPSSQDALMSMSYTILTPLFNPMIYSLRNKEFKSALHRVVERTISLP